The DNA sequence CTTGCCGTGCAGCTCGCCGAAGTCTCGCGGCGTCGCGAACTCGGCCGATTGCTCGTTGACAGCCGGCAGCAGGATGCTGAAGTCGAAGTCGCGGACGTAGGACGAGAAGTTGTTCCCCACGATCCCGTGCCGGCGGATGCCGGTGACCTGGTCCACGATCTGGATGTCCAGCATCTCCAGCAGCGGGAACTCCGGCTCCTCGCTGTCGTCCGTCAGCTGCACGCCCACCGAGACGATGTCGAGTTCGAGGGTGTACCGATCACCGTCCGGGTTGTCCCACGAAGCGAGATCGTTGAACCGGCGGTCGATCATCATCAGCGCGTTGCTTAGATTCTGCTGCCGTTCCCGCCCTCGCGCCAGGTTGGCGAAATTCGTCGTGAGCCGGGAACTGTCGGATGGTGCGTAGTCGGCATCGAAGCGCGTCGTGGTGATGCGGAAGGTGAGAGCGGTCGCCATGAGCGGGCCAATCCAGTGGCTGATCGGCCGGGCTCGGCCTGCAGGGAGTCGATGCGTCCCATCGTGCAGTCAGAGACGTCCCATCGGGTAACTCGCCCGCGCTATGCCTGCATATAGTCTCTGCCTATGGCTCGCGCATCGAACGGCATCACCCTCCAGCAACTCGGATACTTCATCGAGGTCGCGGCGGAAGGGTCCATCAGCGCCGCAGCCGACCTGCTCTACGTCTCGCAGCCGACGATGTCCGCAGCGATGAAGGACCTCGAGTCCCGCGTGGGTCGGTCCTTGCTCCTGCGCTCCGCGCGCGGGGTCACGCTCACCGCGGACGGTGCGGAGTTCCTCGGATACGCCCGGCAGGTGATCGAGCAGGTCTCCCTCCTCGAACAGCGCTATCTGGGCCGGCCCCCGTCGCGGCGCCTGCTCGGGGTCTCCGCGCAGCACTACTCGTTCGTCGTCGACGCATTCGTGAGGATGGTGCGATCCAGCGGTGCGGCGGAGTACGAATTCTCCCTGCGCGAGACCCGGACGTGGGACATCATCGAGGATGTCCGCACACTCCGCAGCGAACTCGGCATCCTGTACCGGAACGACTTCAACCGGAGGGTGATCGACAAGCTGCTGCGCGACTCCGGGCTCGCGTTCCGACCGCTCTTC is a window from the Microbacterium lacus genome containing:
- a CDS encoding LysR family transcriptional regulator, which gives rise to MARASNGITLQQLGYFIEVAAEGSISAAADLLYVSQPTMSAAMKDLESRVGRSLLLRSARGVTLTADGAEFLGYARQVIEQVSLLEQRYLGRPPSRRLLGVSAQHYSFVVDAFVRMVRSSGAAEYEFSLRETRTWDIIEDVRTLRSELGILYRNDFNRRVIDKLLRDSGLAFRPLFLAEPHIFISRKNPLATRDRVTLADLADLPRLTFDQGANNSFYFAEEILSTLSSRQEIRVSDRATIFNLMIGLDGYTISTGIISDDLDPEITAIPLEVEESIEIGWIGHSAIPLTEQAQRYLAELRSVVTDFGVTLIG